From the genome of bacterium, one region includes:
- the hemW gene encoding radical SAM family heme chaperone HemW, which produces MLGVYVHVPFCASHCSYCDFATAPYDERAAARYVRALMGEVGAASLSLGDVRADTLYLGGGTPTALGAVRLSEALAEFTGRFAVAPEAEVTCEANPESLTGEVLEALADGGVNRLSLGIQTFDDAMLKTLGRRHSAAQAEDAYWRARAEGFADVSIDLMYGLPGQSLNDCARDLERGLALKPDHVSLYGLTLAPNVKMYRERAAYEFPGDDEQAAMYYKAVDTLTAAGFVHYETSNFARPGRECRHNLKYWRDEEYIGFGPSAASHWRGGRYRNPPDLDEYCAAAATGRWPLANPEPSDPYREMRTAAVLGLRLTAGIDAAAFEDRFGVNPRAYYQKELAEFAAAGLVTVDGNNVRLSREGLFLADEVFAALI; this is translated from the coding sequence ATGCTGGGCGTCTACGTACACGTCCCCTTCTGCGCAAGCCACTGCAGCTACTGCGACTTCGCGACGGCGCCGTACGACGAGCGCGCGGCGGCGCGGTACGTTAGAGCGCTTATGGGCGAAGTCGGCGCCGCGTCCCTATCGCTCGGCGACGTGCGCGCCGACACCCTCTACCTCGGCGGCGGAACTCCTACCGCGCTCGGGGCGGTACGCCTAAGCGAAGCCTTAGCGGAGTTTACGGGCCGCTTCGCCGTTGCGCCCGAGGCCGAGGTAACTTGCGAGGCCAACCCGGAGTCGTTGACCGGCGAAGTCCTGGAAGCGCTGGCCGACGGCGGCGTCAACCGCTTGTCGCTCGGGATACAGACCTTCGACGACGCTATGCTTAAAACCCTCGGGCGGCGGCACAGCGCGGCGCAGGCCGAAGACGCCTATTGGCGCGCCCGGGCCGAAGGCTTCGCGGACGTCTCCATCGACCTGATGTACGGCCTGCCGGGGCAAAGTTTAAACGATTGTGCTCGCGACCTCGAGCGTGGCCTGGCGCTGAAGCCGGACCACGTCTCACTCTACGGCCTTACGCTCGCGCCTAACGTTAAAATGTACCGCGAGCGGGCGGCCTACGAATTCCCGGGCGACGACGAACAGGCCGCGATGTACTACAAGGCCGTGGACACGCTAACCGCGGCCGGTTTCGTCCACTACGAGACGTCGAACTTTGCGCGGCCGGGACGCGAGTGCCGCCATAATCTAAAGTATTGGCGCGACGAGGAATATATCGGCTTCGGGCCGTCGGCGGCCAGCCATTGGCGCGGCGGCCGTTACCGAAATCCGCCCGACTTAGACGAATACTGCGCCGCCGCGGCGACGGGTCGTTGGCCGCTCGCGAACCCGGAACCGTCCGACCCCTACCGGGAAATGAGGACGGCGGCGGTCCTGGGGCTCCGCCTGACCGCGGGCATCGACGCCGCGGCCTTCGAAGATAGGTTCGGCGTCAACCCCCGGGCGTATTATCAAAAAGAACTCGCGGAATTCGCCGCCGCGGGATTGGTAACGGTAGACGGAAACAACGTCCGACTTAGCCGGGAGGGCTTGTTCCTCGCGGACGAGGTTTTCGCGGCGCTAATTTAA